A single Ctenopharyngodon idella isolate HZGC_01 chromosome 22, HZGC01, whole genome shotgun sequence DNA region contains:
- the eif4g3b gene encoding eukaryotic translation initiation factor 4 gamma 3 isoform X10: MSLPPKAVPKPAAAAAAGTGPGTGPSPSSQLRAPLTTVPLPPGTPVAQQPPPGQTSVFLNIHNIQRIQRVPPPLEERIFPTQSVTAVYTVQRPPGPPYTAHEISKGHPNLAATPPGHASSPGLSQVSVPTLFSAHLYGHPKGWEAGGGSPYTQGQNAGTTPLVYSPPTQPMNAQPQSRPFATGPRPTHHQGGFRPIQFFQRAQMQTARPTIPSNNPSIRPTSQTPTAAVYSPNQPIMMTMAPMPFHSPQTAQYYIPQYRHSPPQYVGPPPQQYSVQPTGPSTFYAGPSPGDFPAPYAAGPPYYPGQPMYTPSTPIIMPTPQQPPPAKREKKTIRIRDPNQGGKDVTDEILSGVGGSRNPTPPGGRPSSTPTPPQQLNNQVADHGHAMYNVDSAQLNLKTDDKPKPEFASQRSASPGLRQPETSLERIDPSSPVQEPSPSQKTELPPSGPETASSVATAPSPSIPASTVESADAQSPSAEPSPTKAVTPEPESSEPEKSSSSEQPSPQSLSASPDQPEKVVNGLTDTDAAPLSEDLESQPREVSPLLPTSSVPQSPSPEPRPITPALDAESAVVKTDSPLPPAEDSAGCSDVPFLSTSSTAAISTTPAPPPGLIHPSQVSAGSARRPSTGAELKETGKEIEALSDKRGEPFLQSRKATSSAPKTWKNPKKNMPVGQDQCPDKEEDMDQPSMESAAESPSPPPVEVERRPSVGAVLEENGEQDVEPQRNGAEHASETESSDSIHPPAVKEPLIKAVPQPAEKNGKKQYDRDFLLGFQFMPACVQKPEGLPPISDVVLDKINQNKLPMRPIDPRVISRGPDFTPAFADFGRQIQGGRGAPLLNVGLRRPPGRKIITNVSVNDEVQLRTTENAWKPGMKRESAVEDPDAQKTQELFRKVRSILNKLTPQMFNQLMKQVTDLTIDTEERLKGVIDLVFEKAIDEPSFSVAYGNMCSCLAMLKVPMTDKPNTTVNFRKLLLNRCQKEFEKDKVDDDAFEKKHRELEAATSASERERLQEELEEAKDKARRRSIGNIKFIGELFKLRMLTEAIMHDCVVKLLKNHDEESLECLCRLLTTIGKDLDFEKAKPRMDQYFNQMEKIVKERKTSSRIRFMLQDVIDLRLHNWVSRRADLGPKTIEQIHKEAKLEEQEEQRKVHQQLLSKDNKRRPGVQREETWSTVPMTKNSRTIDPTKIPKISKPTIDEKIQLGPRNQNWIKGSSGGAGAKASESDVSRPSASLNRYSPLQPSAPPASSLPSTSPDFDARRVLSSRGSSGRERNDKPLSVGPTRTGPILLGSSNKEAPEESVQEVSRRDSYASDTPKLPASTADKSRLERSQSRESAVKLEVLSGPSPDKTAEEDMERRSKSIIDEFLHINDYKEAVQCVEELEQPAMLYVFVRVGVDSTLERSQITRDHMGQLLYQLLHAGILLKLQFFKGFSETLEIADDMAIDIPHIWLYLAELVTPVLREGGISMRELFSEFSKPLLPVGRAGILFSEILHLLCKQMSHRKVGSLWRDSGLSWADFIPETEDVHSFITEHKLDFTLSDGSNLTEAVSKRTLSPEELNKQLEKLLLEDMAGDEQIFDWVEANLDESEMSSPPFLRALMTAVCKAAVKTEGSSCKVDLTIIQRRLPVLHKYLNSDTERQLQALYALQALIVKLDQPANLLRMFFDCLYDEDVISEDAFYKWEVSKDPAEQQGKGVALKSVTAFFTWLREAEEESEDN, from the exons AGTTTTCcttaatattcataatattcaAAGGATTCAAAGAGTGCCGCCTCCCCTGGAAGAGCGAATCTTCCCCACGCAGTCCGTCACTGCTGTCTACACT GTACAGAGACCCCCTGGCCCCCCATATACAGCACATGAAATCAGCAAGGGACACCCTAACCTAGCGGCCACACCGCCGGGTCACGCCTCCTCCCCTGGACTCTCTCAGGTATCAGTTCCAACACTATTCTCTGCGCATCTGTATGGTCATCCTAAAGGCTGGGAGGCAGGAGGAGGG TCTCCGTACACACAGGGGCAGAATGCCGGCACAACCCCTCTGGTCTACTCTCCACCAACCCAGCCAATGAACGCACAGCCTCAGAGCCGCCCG TTTGCCACTGGGCCTCGTCCTACCCATCACCAG GGAGGATTCAGACCCATTCAG TTTTTCCAGAGGGCGCAGATGCAAACGGCCCGGCCCACCATTCCAAGCAACAACCCTTCCATTCGGCCCACATCTCAGACCCCCACGGCAGCGGTCTATTCCCCCAATCAGCCCATCATGATGACCATGGCTCCCATGCCCTTCCATTCCCCACAGACAGCGCAGTACTACATCCCTCAG TACCGTCACAGTCCTCCTCAGTATGTAGGGCCTCCTCCTCAACAGTACTCAGTCCAGCCCACTGGACCCAGTACCTTCTATGCTGGACCCAGTCCAGGGGACTTCCCTGCACCTTATG CAGCAGGACCTCCCTACTATCCTGGGCAGCCCATGTACACACCATCTACACCCATCATAATGCCTACACCACAACAACCTCCACCTGCTAAGAGGGAAAAGAAAACA ATCCGCATCCGAGACCCCAACCAGGGCGGCAAGGATGTCACAGACGAGATATTATCAGGGGTGGGTGGGAGTCGGAACCCAACCCCACCTGGGGGACGGCCTTCCTCCACTCCTACACCTCCACAG CAGCTGAACAACCAGGTAGCAGATCACGGGCATGCAATGTATAATGTGGACAGCGCCCAGCTCAACTTGAAAACAG ATGACAAGCCAAAACCAGAGTTTGCTTCGCAAAGATCTGCATCTCCTGGACTGCGGCAGCCAGAGACTTCGTTGGAAAGAATTGATCCAAGCAGCCCAGTCCAAGAGCCCTCTCCCTCACAGAAAACTGAGCTTCCCCCCTCCGGCCCAGAAACGGCCTCAAGTGTAGCTACAGCCCCCAGTCCTTCCATACCTGCCTCAACAGTGGAGTCAGCTGACGCCCAGAGCCCATCAGCTGAGCCCAGCCCCACTAAAGCTGTCACACCAGAACCTGAGAGCTCTGAACCAGAGAAATCCTCCTCCTCAGAGCAACCCTCACCTCAGAGCCTGTCTGCATCTCCAGACCAGCCCGAAAAGGTTGTCAATGGGCTGACGGACACCGATGCTGCTCCCTTGAGTGAAGACTTGGAATCCCAACCAAGGGAAGTCTCTCCGTTGCTGCCTACATCCAGTGTGCCCCAGTCCCCCAGCCCGGAGCCCAGGCCCATCACACCGGCGCTGGACGCTGAGTCTGCGGTGGTAAAAACGGATAGTCCCTTGCCTCCTGCTGAAGACAGCGCTGGATGTTCTGACGTCCCATTCCTCTCGACCTCCTCTACTGCTGCTATCTCCACCACACCTGCACCTCCTCCAGGACTCATACATCCAAGTCAGGTTTCTGCAGGGTCAGCCAGGAGACCTTCTACAGGAGCAGAGCTCAAAGAAACAGGGAAGGAGATTGAGGCCTTGTCGGACAAGAGAGGCGAGCCTTTCTTGCAGTCCAGAAAAG CTACATCTAGTGCACCAAAGACCTGGAAGAACCCAAAAAAGAACATGCCTGTAGGGCAAGATCAGTGTCCAGACAAAGAG GAGGACATGGATCAGCCCTCTATGGAGTCTGCTGCAGAGAGCCCCAGTCCTCCTCCTGTGGAGGTGGAGAGGAGGCCATCAGTAGGAGCTGTGCTCGAGGAGAACGGAGAACAGGACGTAGAGCCTCAGAGAAACGGAGCTGAACACGCCTCTGAAACTGAAAGCAGTGACAGCATCCACCCGCCTGCAGTCAAAGAGCCGCTGATCAAAGCAGTGCCAC AGCCTGCAGAGAAGAATGGCAAGAAGCAGTACGATAGAGACTTCCTGTTGGGCTTCCAGTTCATGCCTGCGTGTGTGCAGAAACCAGAGGGGCTTCCTCCCATTTCTGATGTTGTTCTAGATAAG ATTAACCAAAATAAGCTGCCCATGCGGCCAATAGACCCACGTGTGATTTCCAGAGGCCCAGACTTCACGCCAGCGTTTGCGGATTTCGGCCGACAGATTCAAGGAGGCAGGGGAGCACCG CTGCTGAACGTTGGCCTGCGGCGCCCACCTGGACGCAAGATCATCACAAACGTGTCTGTGAACGATGAGGTGCAGCTGAGGACAACAGAGAATGCTTGGAAGCCTGGCATGAAGCGGGAGAGTGCCGTTGAAGATCCAGACGCCCAGAAAACTCAG GAGCTTTTCCGAAAAGTGCGTAGTATTCTCAACAAATTGACGCCACAGATGTTCAACCAGCTGATGAAGCAGGTGACTGACCTCACCATTGACACAGAGGAGCGGCTCAAGGGTGTCATAGACCTGGTTTTCGAGAAAGCCATCGATGAACCCAGCTTTTCTGTGGCCTATGGAAATATGTGCAGCTGTCTGGCCATG TTAAAAGTGCCCATGACGGATAAGCCCAACACCACTGTGAATTTTCGGAAGCTGCTTCTGAACCGCTGTCAGAAAGAGTTTGAGAAGGACAAGGTAGATGACGATGCCTTCGAGAAGAAACACAGGGAGCTGGAGGCAGCTACCTCG GCTAGTGAGCGGGAGAGACTGCAGGAAGAGCTGGAAGAGGCGAAAGACAAAGCCCGCAGACGCTCCATTGGCAACATCAAGTTCATCGGCGAGCTCTTTAAGCTGCGGATGCTGACAGAAGCCATCATGCACGACTGTGTGGTGAAGTTGCTGAAAAACCATGACGAAGAGTCACTGGAGTGCCTGTGCAGGCTGCTCACCACTATTGGCAAGGACTTGGACTTTGAGAAAGCTAAG CCACGAATGGATCAGTACTTTAACCAGATGGAGAAGATAGTAAAGGAGAGAAAGACTTCATCACGCATTCGGTTCATGCTGCAGGATGTTATTGACCTGCGATTG CACAATTGGGTGTCTCGGAGAGCTGACCTAGGCCCTAAGACCATCGAGCAGATCCATAAAGAGGCAAAGTTGGAAGAACAGGAGGAGCAGAGAAAGGTGCACCAGCAACTGCTGTCCAAGGATAACAAGAGGAGACCAG GGGTGCAGAGAGAGGAGACATGGAGCACTGTGCCTATGACCAAGAACAGCAGAACAATAGACCCCACTAAGATTCCCAAGATCTCCAAG CCAACAATAGATGAGAAGATTCAGCTGGGACCAAGAAATCAGAACTGGATTAAGGGCAGCAGTGGAGGGGCTGGAGCCAAGGCCAGTGAGTCAG ATGTCTCTCGTCCAAGTGCCAGTTTGAACCGTTACTCACCCCTGCAACCCTCAGCGCCTCCGGCCTCGTCTTTACCCTCTACATCCCCAGATTTTGATGCCAGGAGAGTTCTCAGCAG TCGTGGAAGCTCAGGGCGGGAGCGCAATGACAAGCCATTAAGTGTGGGTCCCACTCGGACAGGGCCCATCTTGTTGGGTAGCAGCAATAAGGAGGCTCCCGAGGAGTCGGTCCAGGAAGTGTCCCGCAGAGACTCTTATGCCTCAGACACACCCAAGCTGCCCGCCAGCACTGCAGACAAGAGCAGACTGGAGCGTAGCCAATCCAGGGAGTCTG CTGTTAAACTTGAAGTACTGTCAGGACCCTCTCCAGATAAAACTGCAGAAGAGGACATGGAGAGGCGGTCCAAGTCTATTATTGATGAGTTTTTGCACATTAATGATTACAAG GAGGCAGTGCAGTGTGTGGAGGAGCTAGAGCAACCTGCCATGCTCTATGTGTTTGTGCGGGTGGGTGTGGACTCCACGCTGGAGAGGAGTCAGATCACGCGAGACCATATGGGTCAGCTGCTCTATCAGCTCCTGCACGCTGGAATCCTCCTCAAACTTCAGTTTTTTAAAGG GTTCTCTGAAACTCTTGAAATAGCAGATGATATGGCCATTGATATTCCCCATATATGGCTGTACCTTGCGGAGCTGGTGACCCCTGTACTTCGAGAGGGGGGAATCTCTATGAGAGAATTATTTAG CGAATTTAGCAAACCATTACTCCCTGTGGGAAGAGCTGGGATATTATTTTCTGAAATATTGCACCTTCTATGCAAACAAATG AGCCATAGGAAAGTGGGATCATTATGGAGGGACTCTGGGTTGAGCTGGGCAGATTTTATACCTGAAACAGAGGATGTACACAGCTTCATTACAGAACAT AAATTAGACTTCACTCTTTCTGACGGCTCAAACCTGACCGAGGCTGTCTCTAAGAGAACGCTCTCGCCTGAGGAACTGAACAAGCAACTTGAAAAACTACTACTTGAGGACATGGCTGGCGATGAACAAATCTTCGACTGGGTTGAG GCCAATCTAGATGAATCAGAAATGAGTTCACCTCCTTTCCTCAGAGCTTTAATGACTGCTGTGTGCAAGGCAGCAGTGAAAA CCGAGGGCTCCTCATGCAAAGTGGACTTGACCATAATCCAGAGGAGATTGCCTGTATTACACAAATACCTTAACtcagacacagagagacagtTGCAAGCACTTTACGCACTTCAAGCTTTGATAGTAAAACTGGACCAGCCTGCTA atttgcTCCGGATGTTCTTTGACTGTTTGTACGATGAGGATGTGATATCTGAAGATGCTTTCTATAAGTGGGAAGTCAGTAAAGACCCCGCAGAACAGCAAGGCAAGGGCGTGGCCCTGAAGTCAGTCACCGCCTTCTTCACGTGGCTGCGCGAGGCAGAGGAGGAGTCGGAGGACAATTGA
- the eif4g3b gene encoding eukaryotic translation initiation factor 4 gamma 3 isoform X7, translating into MSLPPKAVPKPAAAAAAGTGPGTGPSPSSQLRAPLTTVPLPPGTPVAQQPPPGQTSVFLNIHNIQRIQRVPPPLEERIFPTQSVTAVYTVQRPPGPPYTAHEISKGHPNLAATPPGHASSPGLSQVSVPTLFSAHLYGHPKGWEAGGGSPYTQGQNAGTTPLVYSPPTQPMNAQPQSRPFATGPRPTHHQGGFRPIQFFQRAQMQTARPTIPSNNPSIRPTSQTPTAAVYSPNQPIMMTMAPMPFHSPQTAQYYIPQYRHSPPQYVGPPPQQYSVQPTGPSTFYAGPSPGDFPAPYAAGPPYYPGQPMYTPSTPIIMPTPQQPPPAKREKKTSSKIRIRDPNQGGKDVTDEILSGVGGSRNPTPPGGRPSSTPTPPQQLNNQVADHGHAMYNVDSAQLNLKTDDKPKPEFASQRSASPGLRQPETSLERIDPSSPVQEPSPSQKTELPPSGPETASSVATAPSPSIPASTVESADAQSPSAEPSPTKAVTPEPESSEPEKSSSSEQPSPQSLSASPDQPEKVVNGLTDTDAAPLSEDLESQPREVSPLLPTSSVPQSPSPEPRPITPALDAESAVVKTDSPLPPAEDSAGCSDVPFLSTSSTAAISTTPAPPPGLIHPSQVSAGSARRPSTGAELKETGKEIEALSDKRGEPFLQSRKATSSAPKTWKNPKKNMPVGQDQCPDKEEDMDQPSMESAAESPSPPPVEVERRPSVGAVLEENGEQDVEPQRNGAEHASETESSDSIHPPAVKEPLIKAVPQPAEKNGKKQYDRDFLLGFQFMPACVQKPEGLPPISDVVLDKINQNKLPMRPIDPRVISRGPDFTPAFADFGRQIQGGRGAPLLNVGLRRPPGRKIITNVSVNDEVQLRTTENAWKPGMKRESAVEDPDAQKTQELFRKVRSILNKLTPQMFNQLMKQVTDLTIDTEERLKGVIDLVFEKAIDEPSFSVAYGNMCSCLAMLKVPMTDKPNTTVNFRKLLLNRCQKEFEKDKVDDDAFEKKHRELEAATSASERERLQEELEEAKDKARRRSIGNIKFIGELFKLRMLTEAIMHDCVVKLLKNHDEESLECLCRLLTTIGKDLDFEKAKPRMDQYFNQMEKIVKERKTSSRIRFMLQDVIDLRLHNWVSRRADLGPKTIEQIHKEAKLEEQEEQRKVHQQLLSKDNKRRPGVQREETWSTVPMTKNSRTIDPTKIPKISKPTIDEKIQLGPRNQNWIKGSSGGAGAKASESDVSRPSASLNRYSPLQPSAPPASSLPSTSPDFDARRVLSSRGSSGRERNDKPLSVGPTRTGPILLGSSNKEAPEESVQEVSRRDSYASDTPKLPASTADKSRLERSQSRESAVKLEVLSGPSPDKTAEEDMERRSKSIIDEFLHINDYKEAVQCVEELEQPAMLYVFVRVGVDSTLERSQITRDHMGQLLYQLLHAGILLKLQFFKGFSETLEIADDMAIDIPHIWLYLAELVTPVLREGGISMRELFSEFSKPLLPVGRAGILFSEILHLLCKQMSHRKVGSLWRDSGLSWADFIPETEDVHSFITEHKLDFTLSDGSNLTEAVSKRTLSPEELNKQLEKLLLEDMAGDEQIFDWVEANLDESEMSSPPFLRALMTAVCKAAVKTEGSSCKVDLTIIQRRLPVLHKYLNSDTERQLQALYALQALIVKLDQPANLLRMFFDCLYDEDVISEDAFYKWEVSKDPAEQQGKGVALKSVTAFFTWLREAEEESEDN; encoded by the exons AGTTTTCcttaatattcataatattcaAAGGATTCAAAGAGTGCCGCCTCCCCTGGAAGAGCGAATCTTCCCCACGCAGTCCGTCACTGCTGTCTACACT GTACAGAGACCCCCTGGCCCCCCATATACAGCACATGAAATCAGCAAGGGACACCCTAACCTAGCGGCCACACCGCCGGGTCACGCCTCCTCCCCTGGACTCTCTCAGGTATCAGTTCCAACACTATTCTCTGCGCATCTGTATGGTCATCCTAAAGGCTGGGAGGCAGGAGGAGGG TCTCCGTACACACAGGGGCAGAATGCCGGCACAACCCCTCTGGTCTACTCTCCACCAACCCAGCCAATGAACGCACAGCCTCAGAGCCGCCCG TTTGCCACTGGGCCTCGTCCTACCCATCACCAG GGAGGATTCAGACCCATTCAG TTTTTCCAGAGGGCGCAGATGCAAACGGCCCGGCCCACCATTCCAAGCAACAACCCTTCCATTCGGCCCACATCTCAGACCCCCACGGCAGCGGTCTATTCCCCCAATCAGCCCATCATGATGACCATGGCTCCCATGCCCTTCCATTCCCCACAGACAGCGCAGTACTACATCCCTCAG TACCGTCACAGTCCTCCTCAGTATGTAGGGCCTCCTCCTCAACAGTACTCAGTCCAGCCCACTGGACCCAGTACCTTCTATGCTGGACCCAGTCCAGGGGACTTCCCTGCACCTTATG CAGCAGGACCTCCCTACTATCCTGGGCAGCCCATGTACACACCATCTACACCCATCATAATGCCTACACCACAACAACCTCCACCTGCTAAGAGGGAAAAGAAAACA TCCTCCAAGATCCGCATCCGAGACCCCAACCAGGGCGGCAAGGATGTCACAGACGAGATATTATCAGGGGTGGGTGGGAGTCGGAACCCAACCCCACCTGGGGGACGGCCTTCCTCCACTCCTACACCTCCACAG CAGCTGAACAACCAGGTAGCAGATCACGGGCATGCAATGTATAATGTGGACAGCGCCCAGCTCAACTTGAAAACAG ATGACAAGCCAAAACCAGAGTTTGCTTCGCAAAGATCTGCATCTCCTGGACTGCGGCAGCCAGAGACTTCGTTGGAAAGAATTGATCCAAGCAGCCCAGTCCAAGAGCCCTCTCCCTCACAGAAAACTGAGCTTCCCCCCTCCGGCCCAGAAACGGCCTCAAGTGTAGCTACAGCCCCCAGTCCTTCCATACCTGCCTCAACAGTGGAGTCAGCTGACGCCCAGAGCCCATCAGCTGAGCCCAGCCCCACTAAAGCTGTCACACCAGAACCTGAGAGCTCTGAACCAGAGAAATCCTCCTCCTCAGAGCAACCCTCACCTCAGAGCCTGTCTGCATCTCCAGACCAGCCCGAAAAGGTTGTCAATGGGCTGACGGACACCGATGCTGCTCCCTTGAGTGAAGACTTGGAATCCCAACCAAGGGAAGTCTCTCCGTTGCTGCCTACATCCAGTGTGCCCCAGTCCCCCAGCCCGGAGCCCAGGCCCATCACACCGGCGCTGGACGCTGAGTCTGCGGTGGTAAAAACGGATAGTCCCTTGCCTCCTGCTGAAGACAGCGCTGGATGTTCTGACGTCCCATTCCTCTCGACCTCCTCTACTGCTGCTATCTCCACCACACCTGCACCTCCTCCAGGACTCATACATCCAAGTCAGGTTTCTGCAGGGTCAGCCAGGAGACCTTCTACAGGAGCAGAGCTCAAAGAAACAGGGAAGGAGATTGAGGCCTTGTCGGACAAGAGAGGCGAGCCTTTCTTGCAGTCCAGAAAAG CTACATCTAGTGCACCAAAGACCTGGAAGAACCCAAAAAAGAACATGCCTGTAGGGCAAGATCAGTGTCCAGACAAAGAG GAGGACATGGATCAGCCCTCTATGGAGTCTGCTGCAGAGAGCCCCAGTCCTCCTCCTGTGGAGGTGGAGAGGAGGCCATCAGTAGGAGCTGTGCTCGAGGAGAACGGAGAACAGGACGTAGAGCCTCAGAGAAACGGAGCTGAACACGCCTCTGAAACTGAAAGCAGTGACAGCATCCACCCGCCTGCAGTCAAAGAGCCGCTGATCAAAGCAGTGCCAC AGCCTGCAGAGAAGAATGGCAAGAAGCAGTACGATAGAGACTTCCTGTTGGGCTTCCAGTTCATGCCTGCGTGTGTGCAGAAACCAGAGGGGCTTCCTCCCATTTCTGATGTTGTTCTAGATAAG ATTAACCAAAATAAGCTGCCCATGCGGCCAATAGACCCACGTGTGATTTCCAGAGGCCCAGACTTCACGCCAGCGTTTGCGGATTTCGGCCGACAGATTCAAGGAGGCAGGGGAGCACCG CTGCTGAACGTTGGCCTGCGGCGCCCACCTGGACGCAAGATCATCACAAACGTGTCTGTGAACGATGAGGTGCAGCTGAGGACAACAGAGAATGCTTGGAAGCCTGGCATGAAGCGGGAGAGTGCCGTTGAAGATCCAGACGCCCAGAAAACTCAG GAGCTTTTCCGAAAAGTGCGTAGTATTCTCAACAAATTGACGCCACAGATGTTCAACCAGCTGATGAAGCAGGTGACTGACCTCACCATTGACACAGAGGAGCGGCTCAAGGGTGTCATAGACCTGGTTTTCGAGAAAGCCATCGATGAACCCAGCTTTTCTGTGGCCTATGGAAATATGTGCAGCTGTCTGGCCATG TTAAAAGTGCCCATGACGGATAAGCCCAACACCACTGTGAATTTTCGGAAGCTGCTTCTGAACCGCTGTCAGAAAGAGTTTGAGAAGGACAAGGTAGATGACGATGCCTTCGAGAAGAAACACAGGGAGCTGGAGGCAGCTACCTCG GCTAGTGAGCGGGAGAGACTGCAGGAAGAGCTGGAAGAGGCGAAAGACAAAGCCCGCAGACGCTCCATTGGCAACATCAAGTTCATCGGCGAGCTCTTTAAGCTGCGGATGCTGACAGAAGCCATCATGCACGACTGTGTGGTGAAGTTGCTGAAAAACCATGACGAAGAGTCACTGGAGTGCCTGTGCAGGCTGCTCACCACTATTGGCAAGGACTTGGACTTTGAGAAAGCTAAG CCACGAATGGATCAGTACTTTAACCAGATGGAGAAGATAGTAAAGGAGAGAAAGACTTCATCACGCATTCGGTTCATGCTGCAGGATGTTATTGACCTGCGATTG CACAATTGGGTGTCTCGGAGAGCTGACCTAGGCCCTAAGACCATCGAGCAGATCCATAAAGAGGCAAAGTTGGAAGAACAGGAGGAGCAGAGAAAGGTGCACCAGCAACTGCTGTCCAAGGATAACAAGAGGAGACCAG GGGTGCAGAGAGAGGAGACATGGAGCACTGTGCCTATGACCAAGAACAGCAGAACAATAGACCCCACTAAGATTCCCAAGATCTCCAAG CCAACAATAGATGAGAAGATTCAGCTGGGACCAAGAAATCAGAACTGGATTAAGGGCAGCAGTGGAGGGGCTGGAGCCAAGGCCAGTGAGTCAG ATGTCTCTCGTCCAAGTGCCAGTTTGAACCGTTACTCACCCCTGCAACCCTCAGCGCCTCCGGCCTCGTCTTTACCCTCTACATCCCCAGATTTTGATGCCAGGAGAGTTCTCAGCAG TCGTGGAAGCTCAGGGCGGGAGCGCAATGACAAGCCATTAAGTGTGGGTCCCACTCGGACAGGGCCCATCTTGTTGGGTAGCAGCAATAAGGAGGCTCCCGAGGAGTCGGTCCAGGAAGTGTCCCGCAGAGACTCTTATGCCTCAGACACACCCAAGCTGCCCGCCAGCACTGCAGACAAGAGCAGACTGGAGCGTAGCCAATCCAGGGAGTCTG CTGTTAAACTTGAAGTACTGTCAGGACCCTCTCCAGATAAAACTGCAGAAGAGGACATGGAGAGGCGGTCCAAGTCTATTATTGATGAGTTTTTGCACATTAATGATTACAAG GAGGCAGTGCAGTGTGTGGAGGAGCTAGAGCAACCTGCCATGCTCTATGTGTTTGTGCGGGTGGGTGTGGACTCCACGCTGGAGAGGAGTCAGATCACGCGAGACCATATGGGTCAGCTGCTCTATCAGCTCCTGCACGCTGGAATCCTCCTCAAACTTCAGTTTTTTAAAGG GTTCTCTGAAACTCTTGAAATAGCAGATGATATGGCCATTGATATTCCCCATATATGGCTGTACCTTGCGGAGCTGGTGACCCCTGTACTTCGAGAGGGGGGAATCTCTATGAGAGAATTATTTAG CGAATTTAGCAAACCATTACTCCCTGTGGGAAGAGCTGGGATATTATTTTCTGAAATATTGCACCTTCTATGCAAACAAATG AGCCATAGGAAAGTGGGATCATTATGGAGGGACTCTGGGTTGAGCTGGGCAGATTTTATACCTGAAACAGAGGATGTACACAGCTTCATTACAGAACAT AAATTAGACTTCACTCTTTCTGACGGCTCAAACCTGACCGAGGCTGTCTCTAAGAGAACGCTCTCGCCTGAGGAACTGAACAAGCAACTTGAAAAACTACTACTTGAGGACATGGCTGGCGATGAACAAATCTTCGACTGGGTTGAG GCCAATCTAGATGAATCAGAAATGAGTTCACCTCCTTTCCTCAGAGCTTTAATGACTGCTGTGTGCAAGGCAGCAGTGAAAA CCGAGGGCTCCTCATGCAAAGTGGACTTGACCATAATCCAGAGGAGATTGCCTGTATTACACAAATACCTTAACtcagacacagagagacagtTGCAAGCACTTTACGCACTTCAAGCTTTGATAGTAAAACTGGACCAGCCTGCTA atttgcTCCGGATGTTCTTTGACTGTTTGTACGATGAGGATGTGATATCTGAAGATGCTTTCTATAAGTGGGAAGTCAGTAAAGACCCCGCAGAACAGCAAGGCAAGGGCGTGGCCCTGAAGTCAGTCACCGCCTTCTTCACGTGGCTGCGCGAGGCAGAGGAGGAGTCGGAGGACAATTGA